From the Tripterygium wilfordii isolate XIE 37 chromosome 6, ASM1340144v1, whole genome shotgun sequence genome, one window contains:
- the LOC119999606 gene encoding putative glucose-6-phosphate 1-epimerase isoform X2 produces MGSQYQTENDNMCLEWRKGKVSPIVNSIRARLRPKSMPFNIVNDGDGLPRILLTEPSGSSAEVLLYGGQVVSWKNEKREELLFISSKAIWKPPKAIMGGIPVCFPQFGTLGSLEQHGFARNRMWSLDSDPSPLSPVNNQSSVDLILKSTEEDLKTWPRSFELRLRVSLSSSKLKIITRVRNTDNKAFSFTLALRNYLSVSDISEVRVEGLETLDYFDNLIQGKRFTEQADAITFDDEIDRVYLRTSTKIAIIDHEKKRTLVLQKDGMPDSAVWNPWAKKSKALQDIGDEDYKTMLCVDSAAIEHPIVLKPFEEWKGHQELSAVSSSYCSGQLDPQKVLNGFR; encoded by the exons ATGGGATCTCAATACCAGACGGAAAATGataatatgtgt CTGGAGTGGAGAAAAGGGAAAGTGAGCCCAATAGTGAATAGCATAAGAGCAAGGCTACGCCCCAAATCCATGCCGTTTAATATAGTTAATGATGGTGATGGATTGCCCAGGATTCTATTGACTGAGCCTTCTGGGTCATCGGCAGAG GTGCTTCTATATGGTGGGCAGGTTGTTTCATGGAAGAATGAAAAACGTGAAGAACTACTTTTTATTAGTAGCAAG GCTATTTGGAAACCACCAAAAGCCATCATGGGAGGCATACCGGTCTGCTTTCCACAG TTTGGAACTCTTGGTTCACTTGAGCAACATGGATTTGCAAGGAACAGGATGTGGTCATTGGATAGTGATCCTTCACCATTGTCTCCAGTAAACAACCAGTCATCAGTGGATCTCATATTGAAGTCCACAGAAGAAGATTTAAAGACTTGGCCTCGCAG CTTTGAGTTGCGGCTTCGGGTTTCTCTCAGCTCCAGCAAGCTTAAAATAATTACTCGTGTGAGAAATACTGATAACAAGGCTTTCTCTTTTACTTTAGCATTGCGGAACTACTTGTCTGTATCAGATATCAG TGAAGTTCGTGTTGAGGGCCTGGAAACACTCGATTACTTTGATAATCTGATCCAGGGAAAAAGGTTCACAGAACAGGCAGATGCAATTACCTTCGATGATGAG ATTGACAGAGTGTATTTGAGGACCTCAACAAAGATCGCAATTATAGACCATGAAAAGAAACGAACTCTTGTGTTGCAGAAGGATGGCATGCCAGATTCTG CTGTATGGAACCCATGGGCCAAAAAATCCAAGGCTCTCCAAGACATCGGAGACGAGGATTACAAAACCATGTTGTGTGTGGATTCTGCTGCTATTGAACACCCAATTGTCTTGAAACCCTTCGAAGAGTGGAAAGGGCACCAAGAGCTTTCTGCTGTGTCGTCAAGCTATTGTAGTGGACAGTTGGATCCTCAAAAGGTTCTCAATGGCTTTCGCTGA
- the LOC119999606 gene encoding putative glucose-6-phosphate 1-epimerase isoform X3: protein MPFNIVNDGDGLPRILLTEPSGSSAEVLLYGGQVVSWKNEKREELLFISSKAIWKPPKAIMGGIPVCFPQFGTLGSLEQHGFARNRMWSLDSDPSPLSPVNNQSSVDLILKSTEEDLKTWPRSFELRLRVSLSSSKLKIITRVRNTDNKAFSFTLALRNYLSVSDISEVRVEGLETLDYFDNLIQGKRFTEQADAITFDDEIDRVYLRTSTKIAIIDHEKKRTLVLQKDGMPDSAVWNPWAKKSKALQDIGDEDYKTMLCVDSAAIEHPIVLKPFEEWKGHQELSAVSSSYCSGQLDPQKVLNGFR from the exons ATGCCGTTTAATATAGTTAATGATGGTGATGGATTGCCCAGGATTCTATTGACTGAGCCTTCTGGGTCATCGGCAGAG GTGCTTCTATATGGTGGGCAGGTTGTTTCATGGAAGAATGAAAAACGTGAAGAACTACTTTTTATTAGTAGCAAG GCTATTTGGAAACCACCAAAAGCCATCATGGGAGGCATACCGGTCTGCTTTCCACAG TTTGGAACTCTTGGTTCACTTGAGCAACATGGATTTGCAAGGAACAGGATGTGGTCATTGGATAGTGATCCTTCACCATTGTCTCCAGTAAACAACCAGTCATCAGTGGATCTCATATTGAAGTCCACAGAAGAAGATTTAAAGACTTGGCCTCGCAG CTTTGAGTTGCGGCTTCGGGTTTCTCTCAGCTCCAGCAAGCTTAAAATAATTACTCGTGTGAGAAATACTGATAACAAGGCTTTCTCTTTTACTTTAGCATTGCGGAACTACTTGTCTGTATCAGATATCAG TGAAGTTCGTGTTGAGGGCCTGGAAACACTCGATTACTTTGATAATCTGATCCAGGGAAAAAGGTTCACAGAACAGGCAGATGCAATTACCTTCGATGATGAG ATTGACAGAGTGTATTTGAGGACCTCAACAAAGATCGCAATTATAGACCATGAAAAGAAACGAACTCTTGTGTTGCAGAAGGATGGCATGCCAGATTCTG CTGTATGGAACCCATGGGCCAAAAAATCCAAGGCTCTCCAAGACATCGGAGACGAGGATTACAAAACCATGTTGTGTGTGGATTCTGCTGCTATTGAACACCCAATTGTCTTGAAACCCTTCGAAGAGTGGAAAGGGCACCAAGAGCTTTCTGCTGTGTCGTCAAGCTATTGTAGTGGACAGTTGGATCCTCAAAAGGTTCTCAATGGCTTTCGCTGA
- the LOC119999324 gene encoding SUPPRESSOR OF GAMMA RESPONSE 1-like isoform X1, translating to MICQFLHPFFERTIAKSEDTLLVLNLFLPLCIRVLRLSLSSESFTQKFGVGKSSKLILHHFCRTWLIDDRTIAKKVKNTAPLSAHEIHACGATRECPNCRYPIDNSDVSYEWPGLPAGVKFNPSDMELLEHLAAKCGEGNIKPHKLIDEFIPTLEGDKGICYTHPEKLPGAKKDGSSVYFFHRTFNAYATGQRKRRRVQNECSSNKEHVRWHKTGKTKPVMENGVQKGWKKIMVLYKAAKISKPDKSNWVVHQYHLGPEEDERGGEYVVSKIFHQQPKQSDKNDDSPVNEVRDGLALQTSPRTPNPNPPNPPRPGLHDNVVDDNTPLSGVQEGGSMIGASHVAPPSIGLDDDMGYPTWLAGESQAVETDDLNYIEDSWLCKEILDSTSHLNNPGLNHVSYSGFCRDNKAETGTNNTSAGSFDLENIELDTPPDFQLSDLNFDSQDSTFDWLDRL from the exons atgattTGCCAGTTCCTCCATCCATTTTTTGAACGCACCATTGCTAAATCTGAAGATACATTATTGGTGCTTAACTTGTTTCTTCCCTTATGTATAAGAGTTCTAagattatcattatcatccgagTCTTTtacccaaaagtttggggtcggcaaGAGTTCTAAGCTTATACTACACCATTTTTGCAGGACTTGGCTTATTGATGACCGAACAATTGCAAAGAAAGTTAAAAATACTGCTCCGCTCTCAGCTCATGAAATCCATGCCTGTGGAGCAACTCGTGAATGCCCAAACTGCCGTTATCCTATAGATAACAGTGAT GTTTCATACGAATGGCCAGGCCTGCCTGCTGGTGTAAAGTTTAATCCTTCTGATATGGAGCTCTTGGAACATTTAGCAGCAAAATGTGGTGAGGGAAACATAAAACCACACAAGCTTATTGATGAGTTTATCCCGACACTTGAAGGGGACAAAGGAATTTGTTACACTCATCCGGAAAAGCTCCCTG GTGCTAAGAAAGATGGAAGCAGTGTGTATTTCTTTCACCGAACATTTAATGCTTATGCTACTGGTCAACGGAAGCGCCGCAGAGTCCAAAATGAATGTAGTTCGAACAAAGAGCATGTTCGTTGGCATAAGACCGGAAAGACCAAACCAGTCATGGAAAATGGCGTTCAAAAGGGATGGAAAAAAATCATGGTTCTCTATAAAGCTGCAAAGATATCCAAGCCAGATAAGTCCAACTGGGTGGTGCATCAGTATCATTTGGGTcctgaagaagatgaaagagGGGGTGAATATGTGGTTTCTAAAATTTTCCATCAACAGCCAAAGCAAAGTGACAAGAATGATGACAGCCCAGTTAATGAAGTTCGTGATGGTTTGGCACTTCAAACAAGTCCAAGGACTCCGAACCCAAATCCTCCCAATCCACCACGACCTGGGCTTCATGATAATGTTGTTGATGATAACACACCCCTATCTGGTGTCCAG GAAGGAGGTTCCATGATAGGAGCGTCTCATGTCGCTCCACCTTCAATTGGGCTTGATGATGACATGGGGTACCCAACATGGTTGGCAGGCGAATCTCAGGCTGTAGAAACTGATGATTTGAATTACATCGAGGATTCTTGGTTATGCAAGGAAATTTTAGACTCTACGTCTCATTTAAATAATCCAGGGCTAAATCATGTCTCGTACTCAGGCTTCTGTCGTGATAATAAAGCGGAGACAGGAACTAACAATACATCAGCTGGATCTTTTGATCTTGAGAATATTGAACTTGATACTCCACCAGATTTCCAGCTCTCT GACCTGAATTTTGATTCCCAGGACAGTACTTTTGATTGGCTCGACCGCTTGTGA
- the LOC120000729 gene encoding uncharacterized protein LOC120000729, translating into MIHWVDSMAARVALLMMFVCCTSGNFNGVRARKLSIEEDSELEKELRLLNKPAIVTIRTTYEEKYDCVDFYKQPAFNHPSSKNHKFDYNEVRRQNLYPKGMRFEDSSITRQQYFNTLWLNGEGCPVGTVPIKQITKVDLISQQYRPLTSGEPGTHYAILRTNDGTTKKFKGAGMDTGSWVKLQIITAITNRTHLQLSKDLQGLNRIRSKVLVPNNRAIKSMTMRMSLLLLQNPSGITAYPQE; encoded by the exons ATGATACACTGG GTTGATTCCATGGCTGCAAGGGTTGCATTACTGATGATGTTTGTGTGTTGCACTTCTGGTAATTTTAATGGAGTTCGAGCACGAAAGTTATCGATTGAAGAAGATTCAGAGTTGGAGAAGGAACTCAGACTTCTAAATAAGCCAGCGATTGTTACTATCCGG acaacatatgaagaaaaatatgattGTGTGGATTTTTATAAGCAACCGGCATTCAATCATCCTTCATCGAAGAATCATAAATTTGATTATAATGag GTGAGAAGACAAAACTTGTATCCTAAAGGGATGAGATTTGAAGATTCCTCAATTACTCGTCAACAATATTTTAATACTTTGTGGTTAAACGGTGAAGGATGTCCCGTTGGTACTGTCCCCATTAAACAAATTACAAAAGTTGATCTTATATCTCAACAATACAGACCTCTTACCAGTGGAGAACCTGGCACACAT TATGCTATATTACGCACTAATGACGGCACGACAAAGAAGTTTAAGGGAGCAGGAATGGATACTG GGTCATGGGTGAAGCTTCAGATAATCACAGCTATAACTAACCGGACTCACCTTCAAT TGTCGAAAGACCTTCAAGGCTTAAACAGAATAAGGTCCAAGGTGTTAGTTCCTAATAACAGAGCAATAAAAAGCATGACAATGAGAATGAGCTTGCTTCTATTACAGAATCCAAGTGGCATCACTGCCTATCCACAAGAGTGA
- the LOC119999606 gene encoding putative glucose-6-phosphate 1-epimerase isoform X1 encodes MGVCFLPVLFCFSTWVFLNLPLSSVGLEWRKGKVSPIVNSIRARLRPKSMPFNIVNDGDGLPRILLTEPSGSSAEVLLYGGQVVSWKNEKREELLFISSKAIWKPPKAIMGGIPVCFPQFGTLGSLEQHGFARNRMWSLDSDPSPLSPVNNQSSVDLILKSTEEDLKTWPRSFELRLRVSLSSSKLKIITRVRNTDNKAFSFTLALRNYLSVSDISEVRVEGLETLDYFDNLIQGKRFTEQADAITFDDEIDRVYLRTSTKIAIIDHEKKRTLVLQKDGMPDSAVWNPWAKKSKALQDIGDEDYKTMLCVDSAAIEHPIVLKPFEEWKGHQELSAVSSSYCSGQLDPQKVLNGFR; translated from the exons ATGGGTGTGTGTTTTCTTccagttttgttttgtttctctacATGGGTCTTTCTTAATCTGCCCTTAAGTTCTGTTGGG CTGGAGTGGAGAAAAGGGAAAGTGAGCCCAATAGTGAATAGCATAAGAGCAAGGCTACGCCCCAAATCCATGCCGTTTAATATAGTTAATGATGGTGATGGATTGCCCAGGATTCTATTGACTGAGCCTTCTGGGTCATCGGCAGAG GTGCTTCTATATGGTGGGCAGGTTGTTTCATGGAAGAATGAAAAACGTGAAGAACTACTTTTTATTAGTAGCAAG GCTATTTGGAAACCACCAAAAGCCATCATGGGAGGCATACCGGTCTGCTTTCCACAG TTTGGAACTCTTGGTTCACTTGAGCAACATGGATTTGCAAGGAACAGGATGTGGTCATTGGATAGTGATCCTTCACCATTGTCTCCAGTAAACAACCAGTCATCAGTGGATCTCATATTGAAGTCCACAGAAGAAGATTTAAAGACTTGGCCTCGCAG CTTTGAGTTGCGGCTTCGGGTTTCTCTCAGCTCCAGCAAGCTTAAAATAATTACTCGTGTGAGAAATACTGATAACAAGGCTTTCTCTTTTACTTTAGCATTGCGGAACTACTTGTCTGTATCAGATATCAG TGAAGTTCGTGTTGAGGGCCTGGAAACACTCGATTACTTTGATAATCTGATCCAGGGAAAAAGGTTCACAGAACAGGCAGATGCAATTACCTTCGATGATGAG ATTGACAGAGTGTATTTGAGGACCTCAACAAAGATCGCAATTATAGACCATGAAAAGAAACGAACTCTTGTGTTGCAGAAGGATGGCATGCCAGATTCTG CTGTATGGAACCCATGGGCCAAAAAATCCAAGGCTCTCCAAGACATCGGAGACGAGGATTACAAAACCATGTTGTGTGTGGATTCTGCTGCTATTGAACACCCAATTGTCTTGAAACCCTTCGAAGAGTGGAAAGGGCACCAAGAGCTTTCTGCTGTGTCGTCAAGCTATTGTAGTGGACAGTTGGATCCTCAAAAGGTTCTCAATGGCTTTCGCTGA
- the LOC119999324 gene encoding SUPPRESSOR OF GAMMA RESPONSE 1-like isoform X2, translating into MARTWLIDDRTIAKKVKNTAPLSAHEIHACGATRECPNCRYPIDNSDVSYEWPGLPAGVKFNPSDMELLEHLAAKCGEGNIKPHKLIDEFIPTLEGDKGICYTHPEKLPGAKKDGSSVYFFHRTFNAYATGQRKRRRVQNECSSNKEHVRWHKTGKTKPVMENGVQKGWKKIMVLYKAAKISKPDKSNWVVHQYHLGPEEDERGGEYVVSKIFHQQPKQSDKNDDSPVNEVRDGLALQTSPRTPNPNPPNPPRPGLHDNVVDDNTPLSGVQEGGSMIGASHVAPPSIGLDDDMGYPTWLAGESQAVETDDLNYIEDSWLCKEILDSTSHLNNPGLNHVSYSGFCRDNKAETGTNNTSAGSFDLENIELDTPPDFQLSDLNFDSQDSTFDWLDRL; encoded by the exons ATGGCACG GACTTGGCTTATTGATGACCGAACAATTGCAAAGAAAGTTAAAAATACTGCTCCGCTCTCAGCTCATGAAATCCATGCCTGTGGAGCAACTCGTGAATGCCCAAACTGCCGTTATCCTATAGATAACAGTGAT GTTTCATACGAATGGCCAGGCCTGCCTGCTGGTGTAAAGTTTAATCCTTCTGATATGGAGCTCTTGGAACATTTAGCAGCAAAATGTGGTGAGGGAAACATAAAACCACACAAGCTTATTGATGAGTTTATCCCGACACTTGAAGGGGACAAAGGAATTTGTTACACTCATCCGGAAAAGCTCCCTG GTGCTAAGAAAGATGGAAGCAGTGTGTATTTCTTTCACCGAACATTTAATGCTTATGCTACTGGTCAACGGAAGCGCCGCAGAGTCCAAAATGAATGTAGTTCGAACAAAGAGCATGTTCGTTGGCATAAGACCGGAAAGACCAAACCAGTCATGGAAAATGGCGTTCAAAAGGGATGGAAAAAAATCATGGTTCTCTATAAAGCTGCAAAGATATCCAAGCCAGATAAGTCCAACTGGGTGGTGCATCAGTATCATTTGGGTcctgaagaagatgaaagagGGGGTGAATATGTGGTTTCTAAAATTTTCCATCAACAGCCAAAGCAAAGTGACAAGAATGATGACAGCCCAGTTAATGAAGTTCGTGATGGTTTGGCACTTCAAACAAGTCCAAGGACTCCGAACCCAAATCCTCCCAATCCACCACGACCTGGGCTTCATGATAATGTTGTTGATGATAACACACCCCTATCTGGTGTCCAG GAAGGAGGTTCCATGATAGGAGCGTCTCATGTCGCTCCACCTTCAATTGGGCTTGATGATGACATGGGGTACCCAACATGGTTGGCAGGCGAATCTCAGGCTGTAGAAACTGATGATTTGAATTACATCGAGGATTCTTGGTTATGCAAGGAAATTTTAGACTCTACGTCTCATTTAAATAATCCAGGGCTAAATCATGTCTCGTACTCAGGCTTCTGTCGTGATAATAAAGCGGAGACAGGAACTAACAATACATCAGCTGGATCTTTTGATCTTGAGAATATTGAACTTGATACTCCACCAGATTTCCAGCTCTCT GACCTGAATTTTGATTCCCAGGACAGTACTTTTGATTGGCTCGACCGCTTGTGA
- the LOC119999743 gene encoding ribosomal RNA-processing protein 8-like, giving the protein MESAKSKAAAMKEKQSKKRKRAKHREREIQSSDTYMKKIYDIDKIHDHELQTSTMSKVPKSSSFLDKMRARLSGGHFRMINEKLYTCTGDEALNYFQEDPALFDVYHAGYKEQMAHWPQQPINIIMNWLRDHGPSLTVADFGCGDARLAKSVKNKVFSFDLVSNDPLVIACDMSKTPLDSSSVDVAVFCLSLMGTNYQSYLQEAYRVLKPCGMLLIAEVKSRFDPNTGGADPDKFSRAVCNIGFTSILKDFANKMFIILHFKKKEKVEPKRKEIEWPELKPCLYKRR; this is encoded by the exons ATGGAGTCTGCAAAATCGAAAGCAGCAGCCATGAAAGAGAAACAGAGTAAAAAGCGAAAGAGGGCAAAGCATCGCGAACGCGAAATACAATCCAGCGATACTTACATGAAGAAAATTTACGACATTGACAAAATCCATGACCATGAACTTCAGACTTCCACAATGTCGAAGGTCCCCAAGTCCTCCAGTTTCCTCGATAAg ATGCGAGCCAGGTTGTCTGGAGGGCATTTCAGGATGATTAACGAGAAGTTATACACTTGCAC TGGGGACGAGGCGCTTAATTATTTCCAAGAGGACCCAGCATTATTTGATGTG TACCATGCAGGATATAAAGAGCAAATGGCTCATTGGCCTCAGCAGCCGATCAACATAATCATGAATTGGCTTAGAGATCATGGCCCTTCTCTAACTGTCGCAGACTTTGGCTGTG GGGATGCGCGCCTAGCAAAAAGTGTGAAGAATAAAGTTTTCTCATTTGATCTTGTCTCCAACGATCCTTTAGTAATTGCATGTGATATGTCTAAG ACACCCCTTGACTCTTCATCGGTGGACGTTGCTGTTTTCTGCCTTTCACTAATGGGGACTAACTATCAAAGTTACCTTCAAGAGGCATACCGAGTTCTTAAGCCATG TGGCATGCTTTTGATAGCTGAGGTAAAGAGTAGATTTGATCCAAATACTGGAGGAGCAGACCCGGATAAGTTTTCCAGAGCTGTTTGCAATATCGGATTCACCTCGATCTTAAAG GACTTCGCAAATAAGATGTTCATCATATTACACTTCAAGAAAAAG GAGAAAGTAGAGCCGAAGAGGAAGGAAATTGAATGGCCTGAGTTAAAACCTTGCTTGTATAAGCGTCGCTGA
- the LOC119999512 gene encoding uncharacterized protein LOC119999512 produces MSDEYYNSKKTDDICEEVCGQASRVASGMSRLRCILRGLDFKTYIFLFVVVPLCLFVGYLHGQKISYFLRPLWESPPKPFQEIPHYYHENVSMETLCRLHGWGIRESPRRVFDAVLFSNEVDILTLRWKELYPFITQFVLLESNSTFTGLPKPLLFSLNRDKFKFIEPRLTYGTIGGRFKKGENPFIEEAYQRVVLDQLLRIAGIEDDDLLIMSDVDEIPSAHTINLLRWCDDIPPILHLQLRDYLYSFEYYVDNESWRASVHRYQRGKTRYAHYRQADVLLSDSGWHCSFCFRHISEFIFKMKAYSHYDRVRFSHFLKPSRIQDIICKGADLFDMIPEEYTFQEIIAKMGPIPRSYSAVHLPSFLLNNAEKYKYLLPGNCKRGSG; encoded by the exons ATGTCTGATGAGTATTATAATTCCAAGAAGACTGATGATATCTGCGAGGAAGTTTGTGGCCag GCGTCCCGTGTAGCATCAGGCATGTCCAGATTGCGGTGCATCTTGAGAGGATTGGATTTCAAGACTTACATATTTTTGTTTGTGGTGGTTCCATTGTGTCTTTTTGTAGGGTATTTACATGGCCAGAAAATCTCCTATTTTCTGAGGCCTTTATGGGAATCTCCTCCTAAACCCTTTCAGGAAATCCCTCACTATTATCATGAGAATGTGTCGATGGAGACTTTATGCAGACTTCATGGGTGGGGAATTCGCGAATCACCGAGAAGAGTCTTTGATGCAGTGTTGTTCAGTAATGAAGTAGACATTCTTACCCTTCGTTGGAAGGAATTGTATCCTTTCATAACTCAGTTCGTGCTTCTTGAGTCGAACTCGACATTTACTGGCTTGCCCAAACCATTGCTCTTCTCGCTGAACCGTGATAAATTCAAATTCATAGAGCCGCGGCTAACTTATGGGACGATTGGGGGTAGATTTAAGAAAGGAGAAAACCCATTTATCGAAGAGGCATATCAGAGAGTAGTACTAGATCAGCTTCTTAGAATAGCAGGAATAGAGGATGATGACTTGTTGATAATGTCTGATGTTGATGAGATTCCTTCTGCCCACACAATTAACCTCTTGAGGTGGTGCGACGACATCCCTCCCATTCTTCATCTTCAGTTGAGGGACTacttgtactcttttgagtATTACGTAGATAACGAAAGTTGGAGAGCTTCGGTTCACAGATATCAGAGGGGAAAGACCAGATATGCACATTATCGTCAGGCAGATGTCCTCTTGTCCGATTCAGGGTGGCATTGTAGCTTTTGCTTTCGCCATATCAGTGAGTTCATATTTAAAATGAAAGCATACAGCCATTATGACCGGGTGAGGTTCTCTCATTTTTTGAAACCCTCTAGGATTCAGGACATAATTTGCAAAGGGGCTGATCTGTTTGATATGATTCCTGAGGAATACACATTCCAGGAAATAATTGCAAAGATGGGACCGATCCCTCGTTCCTATTCCGCTGTGCATCTCCCTTCATTTTTATTGAATAACGCAGAGAAGTACAAGTATCTATTGCCTGGTAATTGCAAAAGGGGAAGTGGCTGA
- the LOC120000473 gene encoding uncharacterized protein LOC120000473, with product MDSTSSAAPVLGADDEWELCNDDGFIYKRKKRLRVDDPEPVSTAPDPELERRSRRERKRRTLLRLKREYQSEIDHWENLSNTLHVMQDKTQHQINLQQEQLEKDDTPSLSNSPPREVQGGKDSGGSLVDELLLQIEAQEAIIHDVSNLCDVAEAMCNAQEERLKQQYFDLPIWASPEELMASLCDE from the exons ATGGACTCAACCTCATCAGCGGCGCCGGTTCTGGGAGCGGACGATGAGTGGGAGCTCTGCAATGATGACGGCTTCATATACAAGCGCAAGAAGCGACTGCGGGTCGATGACCCGGAGCCCGTCTCAACGGCACCGGATCCGGAGTTAGAGAGGAGAAGCAGAAGAGAGCGTAAAAGGAGGACTCTTTTGAGACTCAAGAGGGAGTACCAGAGTGAGATCGACCACTGGGAGAATTTGTCGAACACCTTGCATGTGATGCAGGATAAGACGCAACATCAAATTAATTTGCAGCAAGAACAGCTAGAGAAGGATGATACGCCGTCGCTTTCGAATTCCCCTCCCAGAGAAGTTCAAGGGGGCAAGGATAGTGGGGGTTCTTTAGTCGATGAGCTCCTTTTGCAG ATAGAGGCACAGGAAGCAATAATCCATGATGTTTCAAATCTATGTGATGTAGCGGAAGCTATGTGTAATGCCCAAGAGGAACGATTAAAGCAGCAGTATTTCGATCTTCCAATATGGGCTTCGCCTGAAGAGCTCATGGCATCACTTTGTGATGAGTAA
- the LOC120000472 gene encoding uncharacterized protein LOC120000472 — MAKSLSLFLFCPQFMASRRTVAGTALSSLIPFSRRKPLKKVIFSVSPFSTTSTRYPLQYDMIIHRPTQSSLAPNRRRRSKPETESSPEPDLPQETSSELNLDTWVDRKLDADMDKSKRKYYNKRRKRIYGSDSDDDKNEDSFVELKPEVVQFDRLHKREEELYFHDTFAYPWEQDKHYKMVYQLEKKYYPDQCLDKAFIEPGQSNSGGSMKDKGNVKKKKSVGDKSGEVKDKSADDKRLVFFEEKEKGEDVLNSVKESNRDITEKKVEEFFKCLKKVPNKNSEVGDGEPYLVTRSGELPPKWDGPNGTVVLVNKPKGWTSFTVCGKLRRIVNVKKVGHAGTLDPMATGLLIVCVGKATKLVERYQGMIKGYSGVFRLGEATSTWDADSPVIQREPWEHIKDQDIKKAAASFCGEIWQVPPMFSAIKVGGEKMYEKARRGESIELSPRRISIFQFDIERSLEDRQNLIFRVTSSKGTYIRSLCADFGKALGSCAHLTALRRDSIGEYSADDAWDFKDLEEAATKSYL, encoded by the exons ATGGCGAAATCGCTGTCTCTATTCTTATTTTGCCCACAATTCATGGCCTCTAGAAGAACAGTTGCAGGAACAGCGCTCTCTTCCTTAATCCCTTTCTCAAGGCGCAAGCCTCTCAAAAAAGTGATCTTTTCTGTATCCCCATTTTCCACTACCTCCACCAGATACCCACTTCAATACGACATGATAATCCACCGTCCGACTCAGTCCTCACTTGCCCCGAATCGCCGCAGACGCAGTAAACCGGAAACTGAAAGTTCTCCCGAGCCCGATTTGCCTCAGGAGACTAGTTCGGAACTCAATCTTGACACATGGGTTGATAGGAAATTGGATGCTGATATGGACAAGTCCAAGAGGAAATATTATAacaagagaaggaagagaatTTACGGGTCGGATTCTGACGATGACAAGAACGAGGATAGTTTTGTGGAATTGAAGCCTGAAGTGGTGCAATTTGATAGATTGCATAAGAGAGAGGAGGAGTTGTATTTCCATGACACATTTGCGTATCCATGGGAGCAAGATAAGCATTACAAGATGGTTTATCAGTTGGAGAAGAAGTATTATCCAGATCAATGTCTTGACAAGGCATTTATTGAGCCAGGACAATCAAACTCAGGTGGAAGTATGAAGGATAAGGGGAacgtaaagaagaagaaaagtgttGGTGACAAAAGCGGAGAAGTGAAAGACAAGAGTGCTGATGATAAAAGGTTGGTGTTTTttgaggagaaggagaagggtgAGGACGTGTTGAATTCGGTTAAGGAGTCCAATAGAGATATCAcagagaagaaggtggaggagTTCTTCAAGTGTTTGAAGAAAGTTCCGAATAAAAATAGTGAAGTTGGGGATGGAGAGCCATATCTTGTGACTAGGAGTGGTGAGCTTCCTCCGAAATGGGATGGACCCAATGGGACAGTGGTATTGGTGAACAAACCTAAAG GATGGACTTCATTCACAGTTTGTGGAAAGCTGCGTCGCATAGTcaatgtgaaaaag GTGGGGCATGCGGGAACTCTTGATCCCATGGCAACTGGTTTATTGATTGTTTGTGTTGGTAAAGCCACCAAGTTGGTTGAAAG ATACCAAGGTATGATTAAAGGGTACAGTGGAGTTTTTCGTTTGGGGGAGGCTACCTCGACTTGGGATGCTGATTCACCA GTTATTCAACGTGAGCCTTGGGAGCACATCAAAGATCAGGACATAAAGAAAGCTGCTGCATCCTTTTGTGGGGAAATTTGGCAAGTTCCTCCAATGTTCTCTGCCATCAAA GTTGGAGGTGAAAAGATGTACGAGAAAGCAAGAAGAGGAGAAAGCATTGAGCTGTCTCCTAGACGGATATCCATTTTCCAGTTTGACATTGAACGTAGTTTAGAAGACAG acaaaatttgatttttcgGGTGACCTCCTCTAAGGGAACATACATTCGGTCACTGTGTGCAGATTTTGGAAAGGCACTTGGCAG TTGTGCTCATCTAACTGCACTTCGAAGAGATTCAATTG GGGAATATTCGGCTGACGATGCGTGGGATTTCAAAGATCTGGAAGAGGCAGCTACCAAAAGTTACCTATAA